The sequence below is a genomic window from Aureispira sp. CCB-E.
GTATTAGAAGTAGGTAGTTTTGTTAAGAATAGTTTGTTGAAAGGACACCATAGAAGCCGAGCTAACTACTAATAAATAGAAAATTAATAAATGAAAGTTTGTATTGCTGAAAAACCGAGTGTTGCTAGAGAGATCGCAGCTATTATAGGTGCTAAAGATAAAAAAGAGGGCTATTATGAAGGAAATGGATATGCAGTAACTTGGACCTTTGGGCATTTTTGTACGCTGTATGCGCCAGATGATTATGATGCTAAATGGAAACAGTGGAACTTGGAAAACCTTCCAATGTTGCCTGAACGATTTGAAACTCGATTAATGGACAATGGAGGGGTACAAAAGCAATTTAAGATTATCAAAGACTTATTTAAAAAAGCTTCTGTGGTAATTAATTGTGGTGATGCTGGACAAGAAGGGGAGTTGATTCAACGTTGGGTTATCAAAGAAGCCCAATACCAAGGCAAGGTGCTCCGTTTATGGATTTCTTCCTTAACCCCAGAGGCAATTAGAGATGGCTTTAAAGACCTAAAAGATGCATCCAATTATGATAATTTATATTATGCGGGCAGTTCACGTGCAATAGGAGATTGGCTGTTGGGTATGAATGCGACGCGTTTGTTTACACTGCGTTATGGTGGGTACAAACAAGTCTTGTCGATTGGACGAGTACAGACACCAACACTGGCTATGCTGGTTAAACGGCATTTAGAAATCCAAAATTTTAAGCCTGAGCCTTACTGGGAATTGCAAACGCTATATAGAGAAACAACATTTAGCTGTACAGAGGGAAAGTTCTTTAAAAAAGAAGATGGAGAAGCTTTGTTTAAAAAGGTGGAAGGGAAACCTTTTGAGGTCACCAAAGTGACCAAGAAAAATGGAAAAGAGTTACCCCCAAAACTGTTTGATTTAACCAGCTTACAGGTTTATTGTAATAATAAATTTGGATTTTCGGCTGACCATACACTCAAAATTGTACAAAAACTTTATGAACAGAAGTTGGTGACCTACCCAAGGGTTGATACAACTTTTCTGCCGAATGATGTTTATCCTAAAGTTGCAGGTATTTTGCAGAAGTTAAGTCATTATAACACTTATACTCAACCATTGCTAGGGAAAAAAATTCGTAAATCAAAAAAAGTGTTCAATGACAATAAAGTGACCGATCATCATGCTATTATTCCAACAGGTTATCAAAAAGGTTTGGGGCAGGGAGAACAGCAAGTTTATGATATTATTACTCGTCATTTTATTGCAGCATTCTACCCAGATTGTTTGGTAGCCAATACTACTGTTTTGGGAGAAGTAGAACAAGTGAAGTTTAAAGCTACTGGAAAAGAAATCTTAGAAGAAGGGTGGCGAGTTGTTTTAAAGGCTGTACGAAGTAAAAAGAAATCGGATGAGGATAAAACTTTGCCTACTTTTGTAAAAGGAGAGACAGGACCTCATGTGCCTTCTTTTGTTGAGAAGCAAACACAACCCCCTAAAATGTATACGGAAGCAAGCCTGTTGCGTGCGATGGAAACAGCAGGCAAGCAAGTGGACGATGATAAACTTCGAGAAGTACTAAAGGCAAATGGGATTGGTCGTCCTTCGACAAGGGCAGCAATTATAGAGACCTTATTCAAGCGAAAATACATTCAACGCAAAAAAAAATTGTTGGTTCCTACAGAAGTTGGATTGCAATTGATTGAAATTATCCAAAATGAATTGCTTAAATCAGCAGAATTGACAGGACAATGGGAAAAGCAATTGAAAGAAATTGAGGATGGTGAATATAATGCAGCGAAGTTTATTTATGACATGAAGCGTATGGTGCATCAATTGGTAGCCGAAGTGAAGGCTGCTCGCTACGTTCGTCGTTTATCGGCGCCTTCCAAAACTAGCAAAGTAAGCGTACCCAAGCCTACATCTACCACTAAAAAAGCTACTAAATCGGTAGGCATTTTAGAACAAACTTGTCCTAAATGCAAAAAGGGAACTTTGCTGAAAGGAAAAACGAGTTATGGTTGTAGTGACTGGAAAGCGGGTTGTACCTTTCGACTTCCTTTTGAGTTCTTAAAAAAGAAGTTATCAGAAAAACAACTGGTTCGCTTAGTTTCAAAAGGTTCAACTGTCAAATTGAAAGGTTTTAAGAAGGATACAGAGAAAGTTGATGGGGTGCTTGTTTTTGATGATAATTTCAATTTGAAGTTGGAAGCAGCTGTTCCAAAACCTAACAAAAATACTTCTCAATCTGATGCAATTCTATGTCCAAAGTGCGGAAAAGGAACGGTTTTAAAGGGACAAAAAGCTTATGGTTGTAGTGACTGGAAAGCTGGTTGTGACTTTCGTTTCGAGTTTGAGGAAATTCGAAAGCAGGCAGCAGGTAGGAAGATGACCAAGGAATTGGTGTTGGAAATATTAAAAGGGTAAACAATTACTTGAAAGGACAACTTAAAATAAGTTGCTTGTGCTGTATCAATTGTTTTATCAAAGTATTATTGCTGATTAAACTTTTTATAAAAAAAACATAAAAAATATTTTTTTAATAAGGCTTTGATAGTCAGTTGTTATGATGGTTTACTTGGAAAGGGGTATTAAAAAAAATTAAAAAAATATTGAAAAATAAGCTCAAAAGTTTGCAGAATTAAAAAAGTGCCGTATATTTGCAATCGCTTCTACGAAGGAGCACAACACCAAAAAGCCCTGATGGCGGAACTGGTAGACGCGCTGGATTCAAAATCCAGTTCCCGCAAGGGAGTGGGGGTTCGATTCCCCCTCGGGGCACTCAAGGTGCTTTACATTGCTACCAGAAAGTAGTAAAAAGTTAGGTTTCATCGCTGTTTGAACCGCTTTTTACTACTTTTTTACTTTTGGGGTATTTGCTTCTTCTACATTCTTCTACACGGCTTTTTGTTCTCCGTTTGTTCCCCGTTTAGATTGTTTTTTATGTAACTTTCTAAAAAAAGGGAAACTCATGATTCAATTTTCAGTAGTTTATAACTACAAAAACAAACTCCGTAAAAACGGAACAGGATTAATTCAAATTAGAGCCTACTCTAAAGGCAAATGCAAATATTTCTCAACAAATATTTACGTTACTCCCTTTCAGTGGAGCAAAAAATTAAACCAGGTAATTGACCACCCAAACACTTTTCAATACAATGCTGAAATAAGGCGCCAACTCAACGAACTAGAAGCTTACACGTACAAGTGGATCGAGAAGCATGGGAGCATGACTTTACAGCAAGTTGTCGATTTTTATCGTTACGAAGATGTTCAATCGTTCACAGCTTTTTGGAAGTACGAGTTGGAGCACGACACCAAATTGACCAAAGAAACCAAGAAAAAACACAAAACAGCACTCAACTACTGGACGCAATTTAGGGAAGATGTCAAGTTCTCAGAATTGAATTTTAATTTGATCCACGATTTTGACAGTTTTCTATTTGGCAAAAACTTGCACACCAATACTGTTTATACCCATCACAAACAAGTTCGGAAGTACATCAATTTAGCCATTAGTAAGGAACTAATGGATGTAAATAAGAATCCTTACATTCGATTTACTCCCAAAACAAAGCCGACAGAGCGTATTGTCTTGACTCAAGAAGAGGTAAAAAGGATTGAGGCGTTAACTTTTGAGGAAGAGAATCATTTCTTAAGAATGGTACGAGATATGTTTTTGTTCTCTTGTTATACTGGGCTTCGTTTCTCTGATACTAAAAATATTCGTTTTAAGAACATCGAAAAGGATAGGGAAGGCTACTCACTTAATATTATCTCCAAAAAGACGAATAAGCAGTTAATTTTGCCCCTGTATCGTCTATATGAGAAAAAGCCTGAGCAGCTGCTTCAGAGATATGAAGTAGATAAAGCTTCACCGAATGGTTTGGTCTTTTATGGCTACAGCAACCAGTACTTTAATCGGGCATTAAAGTCTTTGGCCAAGTTGGCTAATATTGATAAACCAATCACGAGCCATGTGGCTCGACATACTTTTGCCACGCATTTGGCTGCGCAAATCCCTATTCATGTTTTGAAGTCGATTTTGCAGCATTCTGAGATTGAAACAACCATGGTTTATTTGCATCTATCGAATAAAATTGTGAATGATGCTTTGGATAATGTTCGTTGGTAGAGTAGGAGGGGCAAACTGTAAATGATTTATGATAGAGTGAGCTTCTTTTTTGAAGTTTGCTCATTTTTTGTTTTGTAGAATGATTTTATGTATGTATTAGAGAGATTCTACCTGCTAAAAATGCTAATAAAATAATCTATTGGAATTTCTAGATTAGAATTTTTGTTAAAAAAATACAAAAATAAACTTATAAATTGATTTTATGCAAGTTATTCATATCTTCGCTATTATAGAAGAAAGCTTATTAGCTGTTCAATTTGAGTCAGAAAAGTCAGATGAATTTTCATTAATTTTTAATAAATGGAATGATGTAGAATATTTAGAAGAGTTCTTTGAAGAAAATAAAGCAGACTTGCAAAGTGGTTTTTGGGGAGATATTACGGTTGCTGAAGCGGTGTTTCAAACAATCGATGAGGCAGAAGAATTTGAACGTTTTATTAAAAAAATTGCAGAGGATGGAAAAGTAAATTCCGAAGTATCTTTGCAAGAAATTGTTTTTACTCCTTTGAGTAAAAATAATACGTCGATAGAGCATTTAGAAATGAAAGCTTATGGAGTGGATTATAAAAGTTGGTTAAGAATTTATGCCGTGGAAATAGCAAGTAATTTATATGTTGTGAGTGGTGGAGCAATTAAGTTGACTAAAATAATGAATGATCGAGAGCATCTTCAGAAAGAATTAAGAAAATTAAAATTAACAGTTGAATACTTGAAATCAATTGGTCTTTATGAAAAAGAAGATTATGGATTTATAGAAATAAGAACATATGAAAAATAAAGATAAAATTTTAGAAATACTTGGTAATAAAGTTTCGAAAGAAGAAAGTCAATGGCACAAAGAATCTGAGTTCAGAGCTTTGAATAAAAAATGGTTGAAACGCTCTCAGGCTGTGGCATTGAAGATTTTACAAACAATTAGAAAACAAGGTATCAGCCAAAAAGAACTGGCAAAAAGAATGGGAGTGAAACCTCAACAAGTGAATAACTGGGTCAAAGGAAAGAATAATTTTACTTTTGAAACAATTGCCAAGATTGAAACAGCTTTAGGTGTTGAGTTAATGAATATTCCTTTGGAGAGAAAAGAAAAAAAGGAAGTCTCTGCATTAGAAGTTGTAACGGCTATTTACGTAGTTCCTTCATCGCAGCCTACACCCGCAACACATATAAGTACTAGTTCTAAAAGTATGTCTATTGAAAGCTTAACAACTTGGTCTAATGATACTCAAAAATATGTAAATTAATGAAAGTTGAGACAATGAAATTTGGCTTGAGAAAAATTAATACCATAGAATTTGCAACTACGATTGAACCAACAGTTAGTGAGCATGAAAAAATGGAATTAAAAGCCAATATAATGTTAGGAATCAATGAAAATCTTAGGTTCATTATTACTTCTATTAAATTTCAATTTGAGATTGATAATTCGCCTTTTATTATTCTTAATATGAGTTGTGAATTCGAAATAGAGGAAGATGTTTGGAATCAATCTATAGACAAAGAGGGGAGTTCTATTTCTTTTCCAAGAAATTTTTTGCTTCACCTTGTTGCTACAACTGTAGGAACAGCAAGAGGAATTCTTTATACCAAAACAGAACATACGCCATTTAATAAATATTTATTACCAATGCTTAATATTAATGAACTGGTTAAAGAAGATCAAGTTTTTCAATTGAAAAACTAAAATGGGAACCCTATTCTAAAACAAAGAGCGACAAAAGGA
It includes:
- a CDS encoding helix-turn-helix transcriptional regulator, whose translation is MKNKDKILEILGNKVSKEESQWHKESEFRALNKKWLKRSQAVALKILQTIRKQGISQKELAKRMGVKPQQVNNWVKGKNNFTFETIAKIETALGVELMNIPLERKEKKEVSALEVVTAIYVVPSSQPTPATHISTSSKSMSIESLTTWSNDTQKYVN
- a CDS encoding tyrosine-type recombinase/integrase; this encodes MIQFSVVYNYKNKLRKNGTGLIQIRAYSKGKCKYFSTNIYVTPFQWSKKLNQVIDHPNTFQYNAEIRRQLNELEAYTYKWIEKHGSMTLQQVVDFYRYEDVQSFTAFWKYELEHDTKLTKETKKKHKTALNYWTQFREDVKFSELNFNLIHDFDSFLFGKNLHTNTVYTHHKQVRKYINLAISKELMDVNKNPYIRFTPKTKPTERIVLTQEEVKRIEALTFEEENHFLRMVRDMFLFSCYTGLRFSDTKNIRFKNIEKDREGYSLNIISKKTNKQLILPLYRLYEKKPEQLLQRYEVDKASPNGLVFYGYSNQYFNRALKSLAKLANIDKPITSHVARHTFATHLAAQIPIHVLKSILQHSEIETTMVYLHLSNKIVNDALDNVRW
- a CDS encoding DNA topoisomerase 3 — encoded protein: MKVCIAEKPSVAREIAAIIGAKDKKEGYYEGNGYAVTWTFGHFCTLYAPDDYDAKWKQWNLENLPMLPERFETRLMDNGGVQKQFKIIKDLFKKASVVINCGDAGQEGELIQRWVIKEAQYQGKVLRLWISSLTPEAIRDGFKDLKDASNYDNLYYAGSSRAIGDWLLGMNATRLFTLRYGGYKQVLSIGRVQTPTLAMLVKRHLEIQNFKPEPYWELQTLYRETTFSCTEGKFFKKEDGEALFKKVEGKPFEVTKVTKKNGKELPPKLFDLTSLQVYCNNKFGFSADHTLKIVQKLYEQKLVTYPRVDTTFLPNDVYPKVAGILQKLSHYNTYTQPLLGKKIRKSKKVFNDNKVTDHHAIIPTGYQKGLGQGEQQVYDIITRHFIAAFYPDCLVANTTVLGEVEQVKFKATGKEILEEGWRVVLKAVRSKKKSDEDKTLPTFVKGETGPHVPSFVEKQTQPPKMYTEASLLRAMETAGKQVDDDKLREVLKANGIGRPSTRAAIIETLFKRKYIQRKKKLLVPTEVGLQLIEIIQNELLKSAELTGQWEKQLKEIEDGEYNAAKFIYDMKRMVHQLVAEVKAARYVRRLSAPSKTSKVSVPKPTSTTKKATKSVGILEQTCPKCKKGTLLKGKTSYGCSDWKAGCTFRLPFEFLKKKLSEKQLVRLVSKGSTVKLKGFKKDTEKVDGVLVFDDNFNLKLEAAVPKPNKNTSQSDAILCPKCGKGTVLKGQKAYGCSDWKAGCDFRFEFEEIRKQAAGRKMTKELVLEILKG